The DNA region TTGTTGGAAAGGATAATCTCTTCCAGCTGAGTGTTGGCATGGAATAATTTCTCAGGCAGCGAGATCAGTCGATTAGAGCTCAGATCAATTTGAAGAAGGGCAACAAGAGTCCCCAGACTTTCGGTGTCTAACACTTCCACTTGATTGTGACTTATGTTGAGGCGCTGTTTTGGATAAATAATAATAGATTACAAACCAATATTTAGagtcaaataaaaatattataaaaagtaaCTCACCTCCAATGAATCCAAGCCCGATAAAACCTCCTTACTTAGGTTGGTCAGCTTATTGTAACTTAAATCCAGGTCCTGGAGCTCAAAGTTTTTGGAAAATCCCAGGGGCTCCAGTTTTTGCACAAGATTATTCGATAGATTCAAGTGTACCAGTCGGGCCAGTCCTCGTTGGCTGAGAAACTGTAGACTGGCCAGAAGGTTTTGATCTAGTCGCAGGCTGCGAAGATGGGTATTGCTTTCAAAGGATTCCATCTCGATGCCTTCAATAAGATTATGCTGAAGTGTTAGACTGGAGAGGCGATGGAGGCCGCGAAAAAAGTTGCCATCGATGTGCTGCAGTTGATTTCCATTAAGGTGTAGATGCTTCAAATGGGACAATCCATTAAAGGAATCCTCCTCGATTTGACTGATCTGGTTGCCTTGCAAGTCAAGTGTTTGCAGCTGGGGATAAAGTTGAAAATTCTTGGCCCTCAGCTTCCTAAATCTATTGTGACTTAAGTCCAGGTTGGTTAGGGCGCCCAAGGGCTCACTGGACCAGGATCGCAGGGTGCTCAGATTGTTGTGGCAGAGCGAAAGTGATTGTAGTTTGCTCAGACCATTAAGTGAAAAGTCATCCAAATCACTTAGACCACTGTATTGCAGCTCCAGATGGAGAAGATGATCGAAACGCACAAAGAAGGCATTTTCCAGATGCGGCAGGCTGCAGTTACTCAGGGTGAGTGACGTCAGGAACTCCGTGTCCCGTAACAAGGTCACCTCGGTATTATTGCAGTTGCTCAACTGCAGGCAATCTACCCTTTGTCTGAAGCTAAGGATCAGCAACAGGAGGCTAACTAAACGTGGGTACATCGCGTGGCACAACTCGCCGCAGACTAACCCCACGGATCTGGGAATCTGTAACTAAAGCCCTTATCTTATTGCAGCAGCTCGCGGAGCCAGCCGACAACCCGTCAAGATAGGTAATCAGTTGATCAACTAGCCCTCGTTTGCTAAGCGAAAATATTTGCCTACCTTTCAGTCAACGGCGAAAAAAGCTCAGCTACTGTTTCAAGAACTCGCAAAATGCATAAGCTAATTATCTATTATAATCGGCATTATTATAGGTTAGGGCCATTTAGATTCCTGAATTTATCTCGCTGATAAAAAGTGTGATTTTGTACAAGGTTTGGTAAACAAGTTGTGGTTGACCTTTTTTTACTTTTCTATAATCATGAAATACAATTGCATTCTACGCAGAAATATGTGAAACtaatactttaaaataatgagaAATCATGGTttggaatatatattttggaaaacaaatattatacAAACTTGGCTTGTAAGTCAATAATACCAGCAATACCAATTTGTTAAGTATTTATCTTGAAAAATTAATAAGAAATGTTTCTGtacaaaaaatagaaaaaaatactttaaaattataagaAATCAGGTCTTGCAATTTATATAtcggaaaataaatattataaaatatttctttgtgaTCCCGTTGTGTTAATAAAACCCACCATATCCAGTTGACAGATATTTATGCTTACAAAACCCTTATTTACCTATATTCCgcaatcatttttcttatgtaacaaaaaattaaaatgtgtaATATGATTTGATATGATATAATTGAATGGCAGCGCGGTAGGAATGGGAAATTTCATAAAACGCTTTTGTGCAAGCACACATGcatatttcaattaaaatatgcAACTGCACAGTTGAAATCTCTTGGCTTCTCCTCACTCTCTTTTTACCTCTGCGGATCAATTTTGGTTTGgtttatttgtgttttaccTGCATTTCAACATTTACTCTATCCTATTTGCTGATTTTGACGGCATCACGAAATTGTGTATGAATGCACATGAGGAATTGGAGTGAAAATTGGTTTGGGGGATGGCACAAGTCCGAGAGAAGGGGCTAGCCACAGCAGAAAAGCCACAACAAGCTCTGCAGCGCACAGAAATGTTCAGAAACAGATATTGAACAAAACCAGAAACCCCCAAATAAAACGATTATGACTATACAAATTCGCCTGTTGCCACACTATTGCGATGATTATTAATGCAAACGTTGAGTCTGGGCCAAAAATGTTGTTGTTTCAGTTGGCGCTCGAACTGAAATTGAATGGAAAGGTCCTGGGAAATGAATGCAGAAGGCTTAGCAATCGTACCTGAGTGCAATCCTGAAACAATCTCAATGCCATCACAATGTGATTGCATTGCGAATGGCCTGGTCAACAAAGAAGGCGGACAACTAGGCTGTAAATGAAGACAAATTGATTGCGTTTAGGTAAAATAATACTATAATGACAAGCAAAGCAAAAGACTTAATGATTGTCTCAGCAGTATCTTTaatcatacatacatattgaTAATTATAAATCAGAAATAACCAGAGATAATGCAAGGTTATTTAGTCAGGGGCTGCAGTTTGGAAAGCCATTGATAAATTGAGTCTATCTTTAGACATTGTGGGATAAGTAAAGTGCAATTCAATACAAaccattttaaattattaagcATTTAATGTGTTTCATAGTATTCTTTTAGGCGATTTTAGGTCGATTAAATATTGAGCATACGTCTAGTGGCTCAGCCTCAGTTTGTCCACAATTATTCGCCATTTTTCCCTaacttttcttttatattctgCCAAAGCGACTTGAATTCGATTTCCCTGTCTAAATgcggttttaaattttagtacCACAACGACGAACTTTGACTTCAATGTCCCCGCAGATATAAACTCGGTCCTTGCGCTAAAATGACAAATTTAATATGTACTCCTTGTCTGCCGCTTGTTTGTTTGCCTTCTCGGCGCTTTAGCTGCATTTTCCTTTTTGGCCAATGCAATAAAAAAGTAGAAGAAATTACCAAGACTTGGCCAAATGCCAGCTGGAGCACGCAGAAGGCAGAAAACAGAGGACGGCCAACACATTTGCCAGAAGGCATTGCAGATGGTTGGGAGTTCAGGAAGGTCGGGGAAAACCGAGAGGATATCTACACACTTACCAAACTGTTTTTATTTGCCAGCCAGTCAGTCTGGGACTCGCAGCTCTATTGCAGAGACTCTCCACTTTAGAGTGTGTATATATgggtattaaaatattttcgtaCATATTTCAGCTGCCAAAATTATTTCAATTTAGTTCCGCAAAATAAATTTGGCTCCATTTTTGCCTGCTCTTGACTCTCTCAGATTTCTTTCGTTTTCATGCGATGAGCACGAAAGTGCCATATTATTTACTTATACGAATCATATTTATGACAAATAAAGTCTTTGAAAGGGATTCAATTTAAGTCACTTTCATGGCaaaggaaaattaaatttgttggaAAACTGTTGTTGAATTTGTAATGCTGTTACTTATATTACTTTTTAAAGGGGAATACCTTTTTACTGTTTAATtattcatatatattttagtcaACTTTGCCCGAAGTAGCACAAAAAGCTGTTTTTACGATACACCTCCTTTGCTTGCAGTttcattttccttttttttacaCCCAAACTGTTAATAAAAAGCAGTTATTATTAATTGCATGGAAAAAGTATCTATCCACTCAATAAAGCAAAACCACTTCCCAAGTATAAGGTTACAGAAAGATTAAAACGATTTTTATTCTTTTCGTGCTTCACTTTTCATAGccgttgtttaatttttaattgcttCGCCCAACCGCTCTACTCACTGCACATAAATTTCGCCTGAAATCAGTGGCTTCCTAGCCCCTTGActatttttttctattctataaatatttcataagCGCATTGTCCTTTTTATACGTTTACGGGCTTTTCTTTGCCAAACTCCCACACAGGACTCATCCGGAATGCAAGTCCCTGGTACAACTTACTCTGTGTAACCCTCGACTCATTGTAATTGCAATTCTGAAGGTTGGCAAAGTCCACACAAGGGTCAGCGAAAATTTAGCTCAGTTCCCTAGCCGAATTTCTATAGCTTTCCACATTTAATAGAATTTTTGCCTTATTTACTGAGACAACAAATGCAACCGAGCACTATAGACATTTCCCCTTTTTTCAAGGCAGAAAAAGTGTGCTAACCAAAAAATAACCcattaaattgaatattataACTTATTACTACCTAATTTTGTGGGgtaatttaaaaagaatttttccaACACGTATTTTCTTATTCTGTCGCATTTCTTCTCCAGCTGGGTAAACAAAAAAGCCGAGAAAGCACAAAGAGAGTTCCAAAGTTTTCATTACCGGAAACACAAGACTGCATTTAGTTTGGGTTTCCTTTCTGGGCCTGCAGTCACAACAATTTCTCCTCGCTGTGTGTATGTGCCagtgtttatttatttggtgtgcagttaaaattttggCATGCCAACAATGAACGGAGAATGGAGAACGAAGTACGGACACATATGCGGATACGGATAAGGACAGGAACAGGGACACGGACCTGAAATCGCTACGAAACTGACTGACTTTCGAGCCACACACTAACATGTATTTTTTCCAACTGGCCAGTGGTGCTTTTCCGGCCCCATGCATTTCGTATTtcgtatttaatttcatttgagCTCCCCCGAACCGAGTCCTAGTTCCTATTCCAATCCCGGTTTTTCATGCCTGTGCAAACATTACATTTGTGGTCGCCCGACCAGGCCGAacttcaatttgtttttgtttcacGATTCCCTGTTTTTGTTTGCCCTGCTGCACAGCTCTCGTAATTTTAGTGCACTTTTTAGTCGCTGGAAAGTGGGcggtgtttgttttaattgCTGCTGACAACGAAACTTTCAACAAATCAGTGCAGTGTCCGTCCAATCCCGGGCAACGGCTAAAAAAGGATTTGCAAACTGGATGATGGCAAAATGATTGAATAATCGACGTAATTttctacacccaaaaaaaaaaccaaaagtatacacttaataagcgttgtgttaaaagtatactaaagttagtataaaaatgtaagtattaaCTCAACACTAATTAGTTTCAACTGTATACTTTGTAGTGTAAGTGCTCTACCAAAGAGTATAAAGCGTAAACCTgtagtgttatttttaaactagtcattaaatagtttttaatggTTTGAAACTAGGACAACAGCGAATATTCgaacatatattttggtgTAAAACCAGGACAATAGCGAGTATACGAACACAGAAAATGCTACCGGAGTTGGCGTTGCTTGACGCGTTAATTATTATTGCCTTCCggacgatctcggacgacgcagcgctcgtcattgcaggccaagttcccctatgtgaactggtgcgggagccacagaaccaagaccgaggtgaagaggagtgccaggatgcagagcgtcgacaactggcaggcagcctgggacaACTCCAGCAAGGGACGCTGGACGCTGGATGCAAGGGTAATTAGGAAGCACGGCCAGGTAGATTTCTACCCCACGCAGGCGCTGAGTGGACATGGTTGCTTCCGAAGCTTCCTTAAGCGCTTCGGACACGACACGGAGAACGGTTGTCCAGAGTGCGGCAGTGGGATTGTTGAGGACGATCAGCATGTCCTATTTTAATGTCGCCGCTTCGGGTCTGATCGCCAAATGCTGATGAAGACCACCGGGGCAAGAGTTCGGCCAGCGACGGCAGCCTTCGCAGCGAGTGTATTGCGAACGCAGCGTCGCATCGAGAAGGAGAGGAGAGAAGCTACAGCCTAGGTGGCTACCATTGCGCTaagcaataccttgcggtgataccgcgcaaTCACGGCCCCTACTCTTGTTGCTTGTACTTATTTTAGTCTGTATATACGTGTTAGGtaaaggaatataaaaaaaggagCTAAAACATGTTATGTATGTTGcgcaaaatatgaaaatttatgaaataataacaaaataatatgtgaaatagaaataaaagaaaaacaacatacaacttgattttattgggtttgggataccacgaaaaacaaaatagtataaattttatgtatactacaggcaacggggaaatcgtataagttttatacgaaatagtatcaaatgtatactaacgatttcgataaatagcttaaaaagtatactacgGCCCTCTAGAttagtataaaatgtatacgaaatagtataaaacggagactacataggatagcttttatactaaatagtataaaaagtaaactgtcagcataaatttcagtacactgagtgagtataaattgtatactcgttagtttaactttgataacttcgaaagtttcagtttaatactttcggtgtcataaggttaatacgcatcttatcaagatatttttgacactcaatagtttagttttaatgtacgaatagtttagtttctatgatcatttttttttgggtgtagggATTTGCGGTGGTAGTTTGGACACataccaaaataaaatgaatatgaATTGAGTGCATGCaaattttaacacagaattcAGTCACAAATGCAAATGACTAACCTGGGAGTTGTCtgaatatgaaaataataatcattttAAAACCAAACTAAATGCTTTGAACATTTGGGAAAGACCttttttttaccattttaTACTGGGTGCCACAGAAAATACTTCAGGGATAAGTCGTGTGAAATGTATATTGATGCACATATGAAACTTACCAACAATAAACAGCAAATGGGGGATATCTTAAAGTATGCTGCGAAAAAAGGATTGTCACCTTTCAGTATACGTCCTTTGCACTACCTAGTTCTAAAGtttttactgcatactttaTAACCCcagtatattttatatttttaacattttttgtattgcATACTTCACGGCTATTTTATTCCTTTGCTAATAACACCAAAAATCAAATTCCTGAAATTAATACGAATAAAGGATCCAAAAGATAAATAGTTGCTTTTGTAACTGAGGTTGAAGAAgttctaaaaatataaaatttcgtgAAAATATTGGAAAATATAGCATCAAAGCTAGCATTCAGGTAATTTTATGGTGTTAATCAAAGCTATTTTATaggatgaaattaaatatatatattttggatCAGAAAAGCTCGTAGTACCTACAATGTATATACTTAAATTTTAGGTACTATGTTTTATTAATCAAAAAATCCTCTCTAGATATATTCAGATAGACGAACTCTTTATCCCCCTATACATAATATTATTAAGTTCCAGACAGTTCGGAATGTGAGCTGCCTTCCACGCCGACATTGCAGGGCGATGGTGATGCAAATTTGTTGACAGTCGTGTGCAAAAGGCGAATTGAGTGATATCTCAGCTTACTCGGTGGCAACAGCCGTAATAAAGCCGTCCTTCCGCCCACTCCACGCCTTTCTCCCATCAAAATGGCTGACTGCACACACATTTCCGGCAGAGAACGCCGTGTTGCATGCCAATAAATCATAACGCTACGTCTGCAGACTGCACGTCtgtatatatagatatatatatcggtgtatatacatatatatagagAAAAGTGCGGGCGCAAGCAATGGCCATTGGAGAGAAGAAGGGTTTCCAGAGCGGTAATGGTGCAATCGGCCATGTTATTATTGTTGCTGctcttattattattgttcGCCATCGGCACGATTGAGTTCGTTTCGTTTGGCCCTTACGTTGTTGCCGGATAACTGGCTGCTCGCCGTTGGATGGTCGAAATGGAAAAGTTGACTTGTCataaaaattgaaattgttaTCAACTCGTTCGTGCGTCCGACATTCAAGGATTATTGCATTAAAGCAACCAGAACGAAGCAGGCGGAGTACAAACAGAGGAGAGTACGACCGAACACTTAAAATACCGCATCAAGAGATGCCGAATTAAATACCCTTAGCGAGTGGTTGGCCCATAAAAGTCATTTGATTTTGTTTACCTACGCTGCCTTGAACTGGGTGTATGATAAAGGTCCCCTGTTTTATACAGACTATACTACTTATATTTTCTAAGGAATATGGTTTGCCCGACTTATCTTGTTAAAATCGTAATGGCAATCTAGGTTAGGTTGTGTGGccgaatatctttataattattgtattatagacatatatttttagaaaaaaacatgtattttttatctatacctattcaaaattttaatatactCGACATTtctgaaattttttaattaaaacaaatactACTTTATTCCACAATATAAAAAAGCAAATTATCGCCATGTTCATCgcgaaaatatcaaaaagtaATATCGTCTTTTCTTTGCTTGGGCAAAAACTATATCACTTAAATATAAACTGATATTTTTCATTCATTGCTAACAACCCTACTTAAGTGGTAATTCGTACCTTTATTGATTTGCATAATTAAAGCATTTAAGCCCCAAATTACCGAttttttttgtcttatatCAACTTCCATTTATGCGCATAAATCAGTtagcaaaatgatattaccCCTTGAATATGTAGATTCTGAGAAAGGGAGTGGCACTGAAGAGCTTaatggcatattcgcgtacaGGTATCACGCTGCGAAAGTGGCTGCAGTTGGTTAAACTTCCGGCTGCTTTCTACGGATTAAAAATCCGGTAGTCTTTGTCCTTGTGCAGTTCTCTTTCAGCATTTTCCCTGGCTGATAAGCCGATATCAGTATCGCGCAATGAATCGCGATGGCAACTGCATCGCCAATCGAAGTGCCAATAAATTTCCTCCTTTCGCATGTCATTTATCATGTTTGACTCAGTGGGAAATGAATAATGTGCAACGAAATGAAATGccaaatgagcttcgaacatcAAGTGCCATGGCAATTATGGCATTCCCTCTTTTTAATGCCTTTGGTATACATATTATAGAGGAATGTGAAAATGGCAAGAGAAAGAAAGCTAACTTATCATATAAAGATTGATTCTGCTAtaatacttatttatttttgagtaATAAATCAAAGATATGGTATTAATTGCCTTGagatatttttatatagaAATGCAAAATTCTTGtctttaatatatatttaccaTTCTTCGTCTTTCTTTAATTTTCTCTAGGCATCGAGCAAACAAGTTAAATTTCCCCCAATTATTggctaaactatttttaaGTGTCGATGTCCTCGACACAGTTTTCGGCTAAGAGCCGAGAGCCAAAAAGTGAGAGAGAAATCCTCGCCCGGCGACAATTCATTTGACAGTCACGAAATCAATTGGAAAAGTGAATAAGCAGAAAGTGAGAAACGAATTCAAGCTGCATAAATTATCGAAAAATCAGATCAGCAAATTGAAACAATTGAGTGTCACGGCAAATTCCCAGGAACTGTCAATTTGGCCAAAGCCTCAAATGGAGTTCCTGTGCGGCCTTGTGTAAGTGCTTTTCCGCTGAAATTGCTGTCCTTTGATTTTTCCGCTTCCCCTTTTTTTTGGCACTTTCCTTTCACTACAAATGCAGCCTGGTTTCACTTGCTGCACTCGCAGCAAATTGGTGTCTTGCAAAAAGGCTCGTGAAATCAGCCAGATGCCGTAGTGCTAAAATAAAAGCCTTGCCATGCTATTCTCACGCTGAGTTTTCCATGGTCTCCGCTCTAAATTGCAGTTCATTTGAGGCTAGTTGATTTTATTGCACAACTTTGTTTACAATTCTGCTTAAATTTCATTACACGCTGCCAACCGAAAGCAACTGGGCCAAGGGAAAAGAGATTGGCGGGTGTGGTGCGGCTGAATTGGATTGAAAATGAATGCCAAAACCTTGATATGAATTAATATTTGAGCAGGGCTGCCAAGTGGAGCAGACATCTAAAGAGATTGGGTTGGGTTTGACCGAGGCAAATGGACATTGGTTTTGCATGGAATGGACATCGGTTAAATGGGTCAACTCGGGGCGATTGATTGGTGCGCGGTTTGGTTtcagcaaatattttattcgGAAAATGCATTTACGGAACCCTTTTCCCTGTGTTCAATTGAAACCGCCTCGTCGTTAGTGTGA from Drosophila subpulchrella strain 33 F10 #4 breed RU33 chromosome 2L, RU_Dsub_v1.1 Primary Assembly, whole genome shotgun sequence includes:
- the LOC119547338 gene encoding insulin-like growth factor-binding protein complex acid labile subunit, whose protein sequence is MYPRLVSLLLLILSFRQRVDCLQLSNCNNTEVTLLRDTEFLTSLTLSNCSLPHLENAFFVRFDHLLHLELQYSGLSDLDDFSLNGLSKLQSLSLCHNNLSTLRSWSSEPLGALTNLDLSHNRFRKLRAKNFQLYPQLQTLDLQGNQISQIEEDSFNGLSHLKHLHLNGNQLQHIDGNFFRGLHRLSSLTLQHNLIEGIEMESFESNTHLRSLRLDQNLLASLQFLSQRGLARLVHLNLSNNLVQKLEPLGFSKNFELQDLDLSYNKLTNLSKEVLSGLDSLERLNISHNQVEVLDTESLGTLVALLQIDLSSNRLISLPEKLFHANTQLEEIILSNNQIRQLSPEILINQNHLRYIKLAGNALDEADFLQRLSPSLNRLSLYVDLSSNRLKSVSLSSLLHFRYLNLADNNWNCAWLVENLVRKLPASVNFVRPWRVINDWSENITNIEGIDCTEGGSNRSIILLDVSKVPQQKTGNCECDPTYDESNPSPPPLTWPKIPTDRFDSRSVIIWMLVAIAMAFAGLRWLRRFVDRNEKRKPGTKELNNVYVSKIQWQPVRNDHERS